The Schistocerca gregaria isolate iqSchGreg1 chromosome 4, iqSchGreg1.2, whole genome shotgun sequence genome contains a region encoding:
- the LOC126266807 gene encoding RNA-binding protein 12-like isoform X2 produces MSVIIRLQNLPWSANALDIRQYFRGLSIPEGGVHIVGGEQGDAFIAFSTDEDARQAMLSDGGKIKEVKIKLLLSSRAEMQKVIEHARQQSMSLHSFMQMPAPPLSQALSTLMGSLPGAAPGAGVNMGMNISGGALSGAATLGLGGGGMGPLAAGTVPPPTSVAAALGIAPPPHHTLSGMQPPPQQPPLHQPPPQQQPPPNQQQPPQQQQQQHHQQHTSVPTSTTAPLSHSQQVMSGPLLDTVGLDPKTMGRTPQPDADTASTGSGRDRERSRKDRSRSREGDRRKDRDRDRERDRHRDRDRERAGRGRRERSRSRERRSRRDRRDRSRSRSRSRSRDRSRSHKRGDGDSDKEQNGGPDVVIMGSYTKETTPVATSAAVPETAKLAPAWETQSGVQIVAEIDSRRLQTQQPQVPQHQQTMPVVARRPQAAPAGPYSSGALTDNPYLRAELAAVAVAARARGEAWAAQQQQQQQQQHQQPQQQATARAPTVQAAMPSPTAVGGNSRFQTMQQRPYPGTNVPDAASGEDFLQNDYDHVGGGGAVLGRGGAGFRGGSSYRRPGPAYQGPVAGTGSGRGTDRGLINAPERRPLAGPYQGDRRGNYREQEYHRGGADRFDGFDRGATAGSNSYGGQLLSRPPGFGTDRFGRDRFPNSPGNYEHNRVSHSGLCVEIRHMPPEASYVDVKRFFSGLYVAGNAIKIINDNHGNRVGMAYVRFTKGEDKERALSFNGKPLRGSLVEVLHLDDDIFEKAIDSYRPPRESKQARGSADNPDGRPDLEQFVCLRVSDLPPYVKEQDIFKLFEGYTVVEVVMSITPRELTGAKDFKAYVKFSKHEDAKKALYSSNKHIIGHKKVSVWPCPVDELVEARKQQNGFDDDKVTDMDVEEEVPTTIAETVTTEPPPVSVAPPTHSSSSAPPTSQTVSSESPSASPVTTAQSSTTNSSTVTSSPATISPATTTASVTTATNQGPTPTPAPSQQPLPIVNTDCALLQGLPPTTTDREILDFFSDVGLVPLRIHIMLDKYGKANGDAFLEFATTPEVARALSKDGTLLGPNEVRVQPVSRLELQEALGWQVPPSRPPSRGPVRAARPGLLGAAPGTPHRPQLLPRHNPHHPHHNPHHPHHPLGPPHHNPHHPHHPQHVDAFGKPGCVLALENIPFRADIDEILDFFADYGVTRENVIRRYTEGGMVTGDARVALPSPAEAQRALRELRYCKMRGRPIFMKLY; encoded by the exons CACAGACGAGGATGCACGACAGGCAATGCTATCTGATGGGGGCAAGATCAAGGAGGTCAAAATCAAACTGCTGCTCAGCTCCCGTGCCGAAATGCAGAAGGTCATTGAGCACGCTCGCCAGCAGTCGATGTCGTTACACAGCTTTATGCAGATGCCTGCACCCCCTCTATCTCAGGCTCTCAGTACACTTATGGGCTCCCTCCCAGGAGCAGCTCCAGGTGCTGGAGTCAATATGGGCATGAACATCTCAGGAGGAGCACTGTCAGGAGCTGCAACTCTGGGGCTTGGAGGAGGTGGTATGGGGCCGCTAGCTGctgggactgtaccaccacccacaTCAGTGGCAGCCGCCTTAGGTATAGCTCCACCACCGCACCATACACTTTCTGGGATGCAACCACCTCCACAGCAGCCACCACTGCACCAACCACCACCACAGCAGCAGCCACCTCCAAATCAACAACAGCCaccgcagcagcaacagcagcagcatcatcagcagCATACATCAGTGCCAACATCAACTACAGCGCCTTTGTCACATTCACAGCAAGTAATGTCCGGACCTCTCCTCGATACTGTGGGGCTTGACCCCAAGACCATGGGCCGCACACCACAACCAGATGCTGATACTGCCAGCACTGGCAGTGGCCGTGATCGTGAACGATCTCGTAAAGACCGTTCTAGGTCCCGTGAAGGTGATAGGCGCAAGGATCGTGATCGTGATCGTGAAAGGGATCGCCATCGTGATCGAGACCGCGAACGTGCAGGGCGTGGACGTAGGGAGCGATCTCGCTCCAGAGAACGACGCAGTCGTCGTGATCGTCGTGATAGATCACGTTCTCGTTCCCGCTCTCGCTCTCGTGACAGGAG CAGGTCTCACAAACGTGGTGATGGAGATTCAGATAAAGAGCAAAATGGTGGACCTGACGTCGTCATCATGGGATCATATACTAAAGAAACAACACCAGTTGCCACCTCTGCAGCAGTTCCAGAAACTGCCAAGCTAGCGCCAGCATGGGAAACTCAATCTGGTGTGCAGATAGTTGCAGAGATAGATTCACGGCGCCTGCAGACACAACAGCCTCAGGTACCACAACATCAGCAGACTATGCCAGTAGTTGCACGTCGTCCCCAGGCTGCACCAGCGGGCCCCTACAGTAGTGGTGCCCTCACTGATAATCCATATCTGCGTGCTGAACTTGCTGCTGTGGCGGTAGCTGCCAGAGCACGTGGTGAAGCATGGGctgcacaacagcagcagcaacagcagcaacaacatcaaCAGCCACAACAGCAAGCAACTGCCAGGGCTCCTACAGTCCAGGCAGCAATGCCATCACCAACAGCTGTCGGTGGAAACTCTCGCTTCCAAACCATGCAGCAGCGTCCCTATCCGGGAACTAATGTGCCAGATGCTGCCAGTGGAGAAGATTTCCTGCAGAATGACTATGACCATGTTGGTGGTGGCGGAGCTGTGCTTGGACGAGGTGGAGCAGGCTTCCGGGGTGGCAGTTCTTATCGAAGACCAGGACCTGCATACCAGGGCCCTGTGGCAGGGACAGGCAGTGGCAGAGGCACAGATCGTGGGCTTATTAATGCTCCAGAGCGGAGACCATTAGCTGGGCCCTATCAGGGTGACAGAAG GGGAAATTACCGTGAACAGGAGTATCATCGAGGTGGTGCCGATCGCTTTGATGGATTTGACCGTGGAGCAACAGCTGGTAGTAATAGCTATGGTGGTCAGCTTCTCTCCCGTCCACCTGGTTTTGGTACAGATCGTTTTGGAAGGGACAGGTTTCCTAACTCACCTGGAAACTATGAGCACAATAGAGTGTCTCATTCAGGGCTTTGTGTAGAGATTAGACACATGCCGCCAGAGGCGAGCTATGTTGATGTGAAGCGTTTTTTCTCAGGCCTATATGTTGCAGGAAATGCCATTAAAATCATCAACGACAACCATGGCAATCGTGTTGGTATGGCTTATGTTAGATTCACCAAGGGAGAAGACAAGGAACGAGCACTTTCCTTCAATGGGAAGCCTTTACGTGGCTCACTTGTGGAAGTTCTGCATCTTGATGATGATATATTTGAAAAAGCCATAGACTCTTATCGACCACCTCGAGAGTCCAAACAAGCACGTGGATCAGCTGATAATCCAGATGGTCGCCCTGACTTGGAACAGTTCGTATGCCTTCGGGTGTCAGACTTGCCACCATATGTTAAGGAGCAAGACATCTTCAAGCTCTTTGAGGGTTACACTGTTGTTGAAGTGGTTATGTCAATTACACCAAGAGAACTGACTGGTGCTAAGGACTTCAAAGCTTATGTTAAGTTCAGCAAGCATGAGGATGCGAAAAAGGCTCTATACTCGTCAAATAAACACATTATAGGACATAAGAAAGTAAGTGTGTGGCCTTGCCCTGTGGACGAGTTAGTGGAAGCTCGAAAACAGCAGAATGGATTTGATGATGATAAGGTGACTGATATGGATGTAGAGGAGGAGGTTCCTACAACTATTGCAGAAACTGTGACAACAGAGCCTCCCCCAGTCAGTGTTGCGCCCCCCACCCACAGTTCATCTTCAGCACCTCCTACATCACAAACTGTATCATCTGAAAGTCCAAGTGCTTCACCAGTGACTACAGCACAAAGCAGTACCACCAACAGTTCAACTGTTACTTCGTCTCCTGCAACAATCTCTCCTGCAACGACTACTGCATCAGTTACCACTGCCACAAACCAAGGGCCTACACCCACACCAGCACCTTCACAACAGCCACTGCCCATAGTGAACACAGATTGTGCTCTCTTGCAG GGCCTGCCACCAACTACAACAGACCGCGAAATCTTGGACTTCTTCTCAGATGTGGGCCTTGTGCCACTTCGCATTCACATAATGCTGGACAAGTATGGCAAAGCTAATGGTGATGCATTCCTTGAATTTGCAACTACACCCGAAGTTGCACGTGCACTTAGTAAGGATGGAACTTTGCTTGGCCCAAATGAAGTTCGTGTTCAACCTGTGTCTCGACTTGAACTGCAAGAAGCACTTGGTTGGCAAGTCCCTCCTTCAAGACCACCTTCAAGAGGACCTGTGCGTGCTGCCAGACCTGGCCTCTTAGGTGCTGCACCAGGAACTCCGCATCGCCCACAGCTGTTGCCCCGCCACAACCCTCATCACCCACATCACAATCCCCACCATCCCCATCACCCTCTTGGACCCCCTCATCACAATCCTCACCACCCTCACCATCCACAACATGTAGATGCATTTGGAAAGCCAGGTTGTGTTCTTGCTCTCGAAAACATTCCATTTCGTGCAGATATTGATGAAATTCTTGATTTCTTTGCTGATTATGGAGTAACGAGGGAGAATGTTATCAGACGATATACAGAAGGAGGTATGGTAACAGGTGACGCTCGTGTAGCACTTCCCTCACCTGCTGAAGCACAGCGAGCTCTGCGAGAACTTCGTTATTGCAAGATGCGAGGACGGCCTATATTCATGAAGCTTTACTGA
- the LOC126266807 gene encoding RNA-binding protein 12-like isoform X1 yields MSVIIRLQNLPWSANALDIRQYFRGLSIPEGGVHIVGGEQGDAFIAFSTDEDARQAMLSDGGKIKEVKIKLLLSSRAEMQKVIEHARQQSMSLHSFMQMPAPPLSQALSTLMGSLPGAAPGAGVNMGMNISGGALSGAATLGLGGGGMGPLAAGTVPPPTSVAAALGIAPPPHHTLSGMQPPPQQPPLHQPPPQQQPPPNQQQPPQQQQQQHHQQHTSVPTSTTAPLSHSQQVMSGPLLDTVGLDPKTMGRTPQPDADTASTGSGRDRERSRKDRSRSREGDRRKDRDRDRERDRHRDRDRERAGRGRRERSRSRERRSRRDRRDRSRSRSRSRSRDRSSRSHKRGDGDSDKEQNGGPDVVIMGSYTKETTPVATSAAVPETAKLAPAWETQSGVQIVAEIDSRRLQTQQPQVPQHQQTMPVVARRPQAAPAGPYSSGALTDNPYLRAELAAVAVAARARGEAWAAQQQQQQQQQHQQPQQQATARAPTVQAAMPSPTAVGGNSRFQTMQQRPYPGTNVPDAASGEDFLQNDYDHVGGGGAVLGRGGAGFRGGSSYRRPGPAYQGPVAGTGSGRGTDRGLINAPERRPLAGPYQGDRRGNYREQEYHRGGADRFDGFDRGATAGSNSYGGQLLSRPPGFGTDRFGRDRFPNSPGNYEHNRVSHSGLCVEIRHMPPEASYVDVKRFFSGLYVAGNAIKIINDNHGNRVGMAYVRFTKGEDKERALSFNGKPLRGSLVEVLHLDDDIFEKAIDSYRPPRESKQARGSADNPDGRPDLEQFVCLRVSDLPPYVKEQDIFKLFEGYTVVEVVMSITPRELTGAKDFKAYVKFSKHEDAKKALYSSNKHIIGHKKVSVWPCPVDELVEARKQQNGFDDDKVTDMDVEEEVPTTIAETVTTEPPPVSVAPPTHSSSSAPPTSQTVSSESPSASPVTTAQSSTTNSSTVTSSPATISPATTTASVTTATNQGPTPTPAPSQQPLPIVNTDCALLQGLPPTTTDREILDFFSDVGLVPLRIHIMLDKYGKANGDAFLEFATTPEVARALSKDGTLLGPNEVRVQPVSRLELQEALGWQVPPSRPPSRGPVRAARPGLLGAAPGTPHRPQLLPRHNPHHPHHNPHHPHHPLGPPHHNPHHPHHPQHVDAFGKPGCVLALENIPFRADIDEILDFFADYGVTRENVIRRYTEGGMVTGDARVALPSPAEAQRALRELRYCKMRGRPIFMKLY; encoded by the exons CACAGACGAGGATGCACGACAGGCAATGCTATCTGATGGGGGCAAGATCAAGGAGGTCAAAATCAAACTGCTGCTCAGCTCCCGTGCCGAAATGCAGAAGGTCATTGAGCACGCTCGCCAGCAGTCGATGTCGTTACACAGCTTTATGCAGATGCCTGCACCCCCTCTATCTCAGGCTCTCAGTACACTTATGGGCTCCCTCCCAGGAGCAGCTCCAGGTGCTGGAGTCAATATGGGCATGAACATCTCAGGAGGAGCACTGTCAGGAGCTGCAACTCTGGGGCTTGGAGGAGGTGGTATGGGGCCGCTAGCTGctgggactgtaccaccacccacaTCAGTGGCAGCCGCCTTAGGTATAGCTCCACCACCGCACCATACACTTTCTGGGATGCAACCACCTCCACAGCAGCCACCACTGCACCAACCACCACCACAGCAGCAGCCACCTCCAAATCAACAACAGCCaccgcagcagcaacagcagcagcatcatcagcagCATACATCAGTGCCAACATCAACTACAGCGCCTTTGTCACATTCACAGCAAGTAATGTCCGGACCTCTCCTCGATACTGTGGGGCTTGACCCCAAGACCATGGGCCGCACACCACAACCAGATGCTGATACTGCCAGCACTGGCAGTGGCCGTGATCGTGAACGATCTCGTAAAGACCGTTCTAGGTCCCGTGAAGGTGATAGGCGCAAGGATCGTGATCGTGATCGTGAAAGGGATCGCCATCGTGATCGAGACCGCGAACGTGCAGGGCGTGGACGTAGGGAGCGATCTCGCTCCAGAGAACGACGCAGTCGTCGTGATCGTCGTGATAGATCACGTTCTCGTTCCCGCTCTCGCTCTCGTGACAGGAG CAGCAGGTCTCACAAACGTGGTGATGGAGATTCAGATAAAGAGCAAAATGGTGGACCTGACGTCGTCATCATGGGATCATATACTAAAGAAACAACACCAGTTGCCACCTCTGCAGCAGTTCCAGAAACTGCCAAGCTAGCGCCAGCATGGGAAACTCAATCTGGTGTGCAGATAGTTGCAGAGATAGATTCACGGCGCCTGCAGACACAACAGCCTCAGGTACCACAACATCAGCAGACTATGCCAGTAGTTGCACGTCGTCCCCAGGCTGCACCAGCGGGCCCCTACAGTAGTGGTGCCCTCACTGATAATCCATATCTGCGTGCTGAACTTGCTGCTGTGGCGGTAGCTGCCAGAGCACGTGGTGAAGCATGGGctgcacaacagcagcagcaacagcagcaacaacatcaaCAGCCACAACAGCAAGCAACTGCCAGGGCTCCTACAGTCCAGGCAGCAATGCCATCACCAACAGCTGTCGGTGGAAACTCTCGCTTCCAAACCATGCAGCAGCGTCCCTATCCGGGAACTAATGTGCCAGATGCTGCCAGTGGAGAAGATTTCCTGCAGAATGACTATGACCATGTTGGTGGTGGCGGAGCTGTGCTTGGACGAGGTGGAGCAGGCTTCCGGGGTGGCAGTTCTTATCGAAGACCAGGACCTGCATACCAGGGCCCTGTGGCAGGGACAGGCAGTGGCAGAGGCACAGATCGTGGGCTTATTAATGCTCCAGAGCGGAGACCATTAGCTGGGCCCTATCAGGGTGACAGAAG GGGAAATTACCGTGAACAGGAGTATCATCGAGGTGGTGCCGATCGCTTTGATGGATTTGACCGTGGAGCAACAGCTGGTAGTAATAGCTATGGTGGTCAGCTTCTCTCCCGTCCACCTGGTTTTGGTACAGATCGTTTTGGAAGGGACAGGTTTCCTAACTCACCTGGAAACTATGAGCACAATAGAGTGTCTCATTCAGGGCTTTGTGTAGAGATTAGACACATGCCGCCAGAGGCGAGCTATGTTGATGTGAAGCGTTTTTTCTCAGGCCTATATGTTGCAGGAAATGCCATTAAAATCATCAACGACAACCATGGCAATCGTGTTGGTATGGCTTATGTTAGATTCACCAAGGGAGAAGACAAGGAACGAGCACTTTCCTTCAATGGGAAGCCTTTACGTGGCTCACTTGTGGAAGTTCTGCATCTTGATGATGATATATTTGAAAAAGCCATAGACTCTTATCGACCACCTCGAGAGTCCAAACAAGCACGTGGATCAGCTGATAATCCAGATGGTCGCCCTGACTTGGAACAGTTCGTATGCCTTCGGGTGTCAGACTTGCCACCATATGTTAAGGAGCAAGACATCTTCAAGCTCTTTGAGGGTTACACTGTTGTTGAAGTGGTTATGTCAATTACACCAAGAGAACTGACTGGTGCTAAGGACTTCAAAGCTTATGTTAAGTTCAGCAAGCATGAGGATGCGAAAAAGGCTCTATACTCGTCAAATAAACACATTATAGGACATAAGAAAGTAAGTGTGTGGCCTTGCCCTGTGGACGAGTTAGTGGAAGCTCGAAAACAGCAGAATGGATTTGATGATGATAAGGTGACTGATATGGATGTAGAGGAGGAGGTTCCTACAACTATTGCAGAAACTGTGACAACAGAGCCTCCCCCAGTCAGTGTTGCGCCCCCCACCCACAGTTCATCTTCAGCACCTCCTACATCACAAACTGTATCATCTGAAAGTCCAAGTGCTTCACCAGTGACTACAGCACAAAGCAGTACCACCAACAGTTCAACTGTTACTTCGTCTCCTGCAACAATCTCTCCTGCAACGACTACTGCATCAGTTACCACTGCCACAAACCAAGGGCCTACACCCACACCAGCACCTTCACAACAGCCACTGCCCATAGTGAACACAGATTGTGCTCTCTTGCAG GGCCTGCCACCAACTACAACAGACCGCGAAATCTTGGACTTCTTCTCAGATGTGGGCCTTGTGCCACTTCGCATTCACATAATGCTGGACAAGTATGGCAAAGCTAATGGTGATGCATTCCTTGAATTTGCAACTACACCCGAAGTTGCACGTGCACTTAGTAAGGATGGAACTTTGCTTGGCCCAAATGAAGTTCGTGTTCAACCTGTGTCTCGACTTGAACTGCAAGAAGCACTTGGTTGGCAAGTCCCTCCTTCAAGACCACCTTCAAGAGGACCTGTGCGTGCTGCCAGACCTGGCCTCTTAGGTGCTGCACCAGGAACTCCGCATCGCCCACAGCTGTTGCCCCGCCACAACCCTCATCACCCACATCACAATCCCCACCATCCCCATCACCCTCTTGGACCCCCTCATCACAATCCTCACCACCCTCACCATCCACAACATGTAGATGCATTTGGAAAGCCAGGTTGTGTTCTTGCTCTCGAAAACATTCCATTTCGTGCAGATATTGATGAAATTCTTGATTTCTTTGCTGATTATGGAGTAACGAGGGAGAATGTTATCAGACGATATACAGAAGGAGGTATGGTAACAGGTGACGCTCGTGTAGCACTTCCCTCACCTGCTGAAGCACAGCGAGCTCTGCGAGAACTTCGTTATTGCAAGATGCGAGGACGGCCTATATTCATGAAGCTTTACTGA